A genomic window from Lotus japonicus ecotype B-129 chromosome 1, LjGifu_v1.2 includes:
- the LOC130731104 gene encoding phytochrome A-associated F-box protein, with product MPLFSALTDDIVLNIFAKLEDDPRDWARLSCVCTRFSSLITDFCWKNKCSRSIPPDLLSATDPPLSLHKLCLCCPGLLHAGLLFDTSDFGLDRDLGPDHHHHQQQPLTLTPPPPPPPPPSQQPESSGWSLFDDLFYDTVYAASESIQPPQQSQPPQPSSEEVVRQGVVAEARETKKRKVCGARGSHLATGTWNLSREQGSKLLARQFRDDCLYVCDWPGCVHSEEKRKYMLFRGVFKNFKRTRVWRTINDGNRRKLDLPCAFCACKHTWDLHSAFCLRRGFGFHDDGEPVVRAFVCDNGHVSGAWTDVPMYA from the coding sequence atgCCGTTGTTCTCTGCATTGACCGACGACATCGTCCTCAACATCTTCGCCAAGCTGGAAGACGATCCTCGTGATTGGGCACGCCTCTCCTGCGTCTGCACCAGATTCTCTTCTCTCATCACCGATTTCTGTTGGAAGAACAAGTGCTCTCGCTCCATCCCTCCCGATCTCCTCTCCGCCACCGATCCGCCGCTCTCCCTGCACAAACTCTGCCTCTGCTGCCCCGGCCTCCTCCACGCCGGCCTCCTCTTCGACACCTCCGATTTCGGTCTCGATCGTGACCTCGGCcccgaccaccaccaccaccaacaacaaccactcACCCTcacaccaccgccgccgccaccaccaccaccctctcaACAACCCGAATCCTCCGGTTGGTCCCTCTTCGATGACCTTTTCTACGACACCGTCTACGCCGCCTCTGAATCCATCCAACCACCACAACAATCACAACCACCGCAACCCTCGTCGGAGGAGGTGGTGCGTCAGGGTGTTGTTGCGGAGGCGCGTGAGACAAAGAAGCGGAAGGTATGCGGGGCGCGGGGGTCCCATTTGGCTACCGGGACATGGAACCTGAGCAGGGAACAAGGGAGCAAGCTTCTCGCGAGGCAGTTTCGCGATGACTGTCTCTACGTCTGCGATTGGCCTGGTTGCGTTCACTCTGAGGAGAAGAGGAAGTACATGCTCTTCAGAGGGGTTTTCAAGAATTTCAAACGGACGAGGGTTTGGAGGACCATCAATGATGGGAATCGGAGGAAGCTTGATCTGCCATGTGCGTTCTGCGCGTGTAAACACACCTGGGATCTGCACTCTGCTTTCTGCTTGAGGCGGGGTTTCGGGTTTCATGATGATGGGGAGCCTGTGGTTCGAGCATTTGTCTGTGACAATGGCCATGTTTCTGGAGCTTGGACCGATGTGCCCATGTACGCTTGA
- the LOC130731105 gene encoding universal stress protein PHOS34-like isoform X1: MASSTKQVMVIGVDDSEYSTYALEWTLDHLVAPLPNNPIFKIVLVYAKPSVATTVGFVGPGIGEVIPVVDADLKRTAAKVTDRAKELCVQKSVTDVTVEVIEGDARNVLCDVVEKHHASILVVGSHGYGAIKRAVLGSVSDYCAHHAHCTVMIVKKPKTKH; this comes from the exons ATGGCAAGCTCAACGAAGCAAGTAATGGTGATCGGCGTAGACGATAGTGAGTACAGCACTTATGCCTTGGAATGGACCCTTGATCACTTGGTAGCCCCTCTTCCCAATAATCCCATCTTCAAGATTGTTCTTGTTTATGCCAAGCCTTCTGTTGCTACTACTGTCGGCTTTGTTGGCCCTG GAATTGGTGAGGTCATCCCTGTTGTGGATGCAGATTTGAAAAGAACTGCTGCCAAAGTGACTGATAGAGCTAAAGAACTCTGCGTCCAGAAATCG GTAACAGACGTAACGGTGGAAGTGATAGAAGGTGATGCTAGAAATGTTCTCTGCGATGTTGTGGAGAAGCACCATGCTTCAATATTGGTTGTGGGTAGTCATGGTTATGGGGCTATCAAAAG GGCGGTTTTAGGGAGTGTAAGTGACTATTGTGCTCATCATGCTCATTGCACTGTGATGATTGTGAAGAAGCCAAAAACCAAACACTGA
- the LOC130726593 gene encoding LOW QUALITY PROTEIN: cellulose synthase-like protein D5 (The sequence of the model RefSeq protein was modified relative to this genomic sequence to represent the inferred CDS: deleted 1 base in 1 codon; substituted 2 bases at 2 genomic stop codons) — protein MRLTSPVPRASHPPAIDPTLRLVPGRGFGTVYWPKHIRQARRPLAYTSQVPDRILYPYRWLILLHLVALGYFLTWRVRHPNHEAMCLWGMSITCELWFAFSWLLDQLPKLCPVNRLTFVVALKERFQTPKGRLDIPGVDVFVSTLDPVKEPPLVTANTILSILAVDYPVEKVACYLSDDGGSLLTFEALAETAKFARAWVPFCRKHQIEPRIPEAYFRQKHDFLKAKVRLDFMRERKAVHRGYDEFKLRINSLPESIRIRSNANNAHEELQAKKKQMEAGSSVTEPIKVPKATWMSDGSHWPGTWASAEPEHSKGDHAGIIKVVLAPPNVEPEFGKEADGENLIDSTDVDIRLPMLVYVSREKRPGYDHNKKAGAMNALVRTSAIMSNGPFILNLDFDHHMYSSLAIGQGMCFMLAIGGDSICYVQFPQRFEGIDPIDRYANHNPVFFEVGMRAFDGLQGPIYVGTDCIFRRTALYGFSPPKPTSKKEDEVVVLIDPHDDDADIKYRFGNSTSLAASIPVAEYQGSYLQDFQVNGWHVWPRPACSLAVARKPVARKPLDDATVSEAMRVISCFYEDKTEWGKGVGWIYGFVTGDVVTGYKMHDRGWSSVYCVTNAFRATAPINLSDGLHQVLRWATGSVEIFFSKNNALLASSRMKFLQKVAYFNLGMYPLTSMFLIIYCFLPAISLFSGQFIVQSLNTAFLVSLLGITITQYWIALFEIKWSGITLHDWWRNKQFWLIGGTSAHPAAVLQGLLKVIAGVDISKSATPEVGDDEFADLYKSKWSFLMIPPITIILVHMIAIAIGVYRTLHSPFPQWSTLVGGVFFSFSVLCHLYPFAKGLLGRKGXIPTISVHIXSGLLSIIIYLLWVYMNPPSGTTQDYMNFQLP, from the exons ATGAGGCTAACAAGTCCCGTGCCACGTGCCTCTCATCCACCTGCCATTGACCCCACTCTCCGGTTAGTTCCAGGCCGTGGCTTTGGAACCGTTTATTGGCCTAAACATATACGCCAAGCTCGTAGACCCTTGGCCTATACGTCTCAAGTTCCAGATCGCATTCTCTACCCATATAG gtGGCTTATTCTGCTGCATCTTGTTGCTCTTGGTTATTTCCTTACATGGAGGGTTAGACACCCCAACCATGAGGCAATGTGCTTGTGGGGAATGTCCATAACTTGTGAGCTTTGGTTTGCTTTTTCATGGCTTCTTGATCAGCTCCCTAAGCTCTGCCCGGTGAACAGGCTTACTTTTGTGGTTGCTCTGAAAGAGCGGTTTCAGACCCCGAAAGGGAGGCTTGATATCCCAGGGGTTGATGTCTTTGTTTCCACACTAGACCCTGTAAAAGAGCCTCCTCTTGTTACTGCAAATACCATTCTTTCTATTCTGGCAGTTGATTATCCTGTGGAAAAGGTTGCTTGTTACTTGTCTGATGATGGTGGCTCTCTGTTGACATTTGAAGCTCTTGCTGAGACTGCTAAATTTGCAAGGGCGTGGGTTCCTTTCTGCAGAAAGCACCAAATAGAGCCCAGAATTCCTGAAGCATATTTTCGACAAAAGCATGATTTTCTCAAGGCTAAGGTGCGGTTAGACTTTATGAGGGAGAGGAAAGCCGTGCATAGGGGATATGATGAATTCAAATTGAGAATAAATTCCTTACCAGAATCCATAAGAATAAGATCAAATGCTAACAATGCTCATGAGGAGTTACAAGCCAAGAAGAAGCAGATGGAAGCTGGTTCCAGTGTCACAGAACCAATTAAGGTTCCTAAAGCAACATGGATGTCTGATGGTTCTCATTGGCCAGGAACATGGGCATCAGCTGAACCTGAACATTCAAAAGGAGACCATGCTGGTATAATTAAG GTAGTGTTAGCTCCACCAAATGTGGAACCAGAATTTGGTAAAGAAGCTGATGGAGAGAACTTGATTGACTCAACAGATGTTGATATTAGGTTGCCTATGCTTGTTTATGTGTCTCGTGAGAAGAGACCAGGATATGATCACAACAAGAAAGCAGGAGCCATGAATGCTCTTGTTCGCACTAGTGCCATCATGTCCAATGGTCCATTCATTCTGAATCTAGACTTTGATCATCACATGTACAGCTCCTTGGCCATTGGGCAAGGTATGTGCTTCATGCTTGCCATAGGTGGTGATAGTATATGCTATGTTCAATTCCCTCAAAGGTTTGAGGGAATTGACCCTATTGATCGATATGCAAATCACAACCCAGTGTTCTTTGAAGTGGGCATGAGAGCTTTTGATGGCTTACAAGGTCCAATATATGTCGGAACAGATTGCATATTCAGAAGAACAGCTCTTTATGGCTTTAGTCCTCCTAAACCTACGTCAAAAAAGGAAGACGAAGTAGTTGTGCTAATTGATCCACATGATGATGATGCAGATATTAAGTACAGGTTTGGCAATTCTACTTCTCTAGCTGCATCCATTCCTGTGGCAGAATACCAGGGAAGCTATCTTCAAGACTTTCAAGTAAACGGATGGCATGTATGGCCAAGGCCAGCATGTTCTCTTGCTGTGGCTCGCAAACCTGTGGCTCGCAAACCATTAGATGATGCTACTGTTTCAGAGGCAATGCGTGTCATATCTTGTTTCTATGAGGATAAAACTGAATGGGGAAAAGGAGTGGGGTGGATATATGGTTTCGTTACAGGAGATGTGGTGACTGGTTACAAAATGCACGATAGAGGGTGGAGCTCTGTATACTGTGTGACCAATGCTTTTAGAGCAACAGCTCCAATCAACCTATCAGACGGGCTGCATCAGGTGCTTCGATGGGCAACAGGTTCTGTTGAGATTTTCTTCTCAAAGAACAATGCATTATTGGCCAGTTCTAGAATGAAGTTCTTGCAAAAGGTGGcatatttcaatttgggaatgtACCCTCTCACTTCAATGTTTCTGATTATCTATTGCTTTCTTCCTGCAATATCCCTATTCTCAGGACAGTTTATAGTCCAATCTCTCAACACAGCTTTTCTAGTGTCCTTGCTGGGAATCACAATCACACAGTATTGGATTGCACTGTTTGAGATCAAGTGGTCAGGAATCACTCTACATGACTGGTGGAGAAACAAACAGTTCTGGTTAATTGGTGGAACAAGTGCCCATCCTGCCGCTGTTTTACAAGGGTTGTTGAAGGTGATAGCAGGAGTAGACATCTCAAAATCAGCCACTCCAGAAGTTGGAGATGATGAGTTTGCTGATCTTTATAAGTCAAAGTGGAGCTTTCTAATGATCCCTCCAATTACCATTATTTTGGTGCACATGATTGCTATTGCTATAGGCGTATACAGGACTCTGCACAGCCCATTTCCACAATGGAGCACCCTTGTTGGAGGGGTGTTTTTTAGCTTCTCGGTCTTGTGCCATCTTTACCCCTTTGCAAAGGGACTGCTGGGAAGGAAAGGGTAAATTCCAACCATT TCTGTCCATATTTAGTCTGGATTGCTCTCCATTATTATCTATTTGCTTTGGGTTTACATGAACCCTCCTTCTGGAACAACACAAGATTACATGAATTTCCAGTTGCCTTAG
- the LOC130731105 gene encoding uncharacterized protein LOC130731105 isoform X2, whose amino-acid sequence MASSTKQVMVIGVDDSEYSTYALEWTLDHLVAPLPNNPIFKIVLVYAKPSVATTVGFVGPGIGEVIPVVDADLKRTAAKVTDRAKELCVQKSVTDVTVEVIEGDARNVLCDVVEKHHASILVVGSHGYGAIKRISPYAGEDGG is encoded by the exons ATGGCAAGCTCAACGAAGCAAGTAATGGTGATCGGCGTAGACGATAGTGAGTACAGCACTTATGCCTTGGAATGGACCCTTGATCACTTGGTAGCCCCTCTTCCCAATAATCCCATCTTCAAGATTGTTCTTGTTTATGCCAAGCCTTCTGTTGCTACTACTGTCGGCTTTGTTGGCCCTG GAATTGGTGAGGTCATCCCTGTTGTGGATGCAGATTTGAAAAGAACTGCTGCCAAAGTGACTGATAGAGCTAAAGAACTCTGCGTCCAGAAATCG GTAACAGACGTAACGGTGGAAGTGATAGAAGGTGATGCTAGAAATGTTCTCTGCGATGTTGTGGAGAAGCACCATGCTTCAATATTGGTTGTGGGTAGTCATGGTTATGGGGCTATCAAAAG aataagtccctacgccggagaagacggtggttga